In one window of Leptospira bourretii DNA:
- a CDS encoding efflux RND transporter permease subunit, with amino-acid sequence MKIESYVLSFFKHKCLYFVICLSIVIAAFFRIPELEIWLLPNLTPSRYFIVTEYPNHSAEDTDMMVSLPISELVSSVKSVDRIRTISEHSKSIVRIDLQYGASVRDFKEELYQRILEMKDKLPFSVEPSRLVQGEIKDSPFLELVIPRDGNDNLVNFQFHLQQLVFQLERIPGVTEVRVTGNRKKNSIISINPEILDLFPINIRDLESQLQTGIRGGSLGVVEEYTKETELKFSPEVLSHQNLSEFPIHLGNGNSVGLGRLATIYEADSPGEKLTRMNGKNSIYLAIFADPSSNPLSLSSEITTKLRSFDSFIASEIFYDGSNELKDQIKQTGFNMIWGLGFAFLFSFLLYRSWTPTVILLISVLFSLVFFFHLILFFSISINLLSLGGISVGIGMLFDASNLTVFSIKKHLNMGLSSFDAVTMGIRSVLVSLVSSSLTTIVVFIPLLLFPMQWKEFFFDSGVCIALLVFCSLVSSVLIVPLLSISLSESLKMESISFEKEDSLFQIDNKTNVLFSRLNVRLISIISVLILFFYLFGFGPSWKIFPEQVPIGNRLQMIPWNHLSLEEELRFVEDLEKKIKILDPTLSVFLSPLNVYDTKSQHPKKAIPIEWKFFGVKKEKELERLVSDELLRSRWDWKWEPINSQLKTALPFIPVDSIVFLHDQWEELTRIVMNFQTQSKTNGFVGKFDFLPKEIRLEEWTRNQIPIPDWNPNEEDLKQKFLYEQRPKYLGSIGETTKTDLYLGFDSFLSSHTNTNDFSKISFKTKNNETTFLSSLFRSKQRGSLNQFRRESGLFSAEWIGQVMDFDRKDLDPSGHLTLLKVSASEEIKKFYLILVILLVISFVFIYLALVGIYESFWIPFFYLSISCFYLLVTMIFVFSLFSEFHLGHYIGLVVLLGLSIDSISLFGERWIEIPEKVTGLKKREYVLRWLLWPILLNSGTTMMGLFPVFVFGCPGSEFSESIASTMFVGILISLFFVFYIYPNLFEKFWIKKT; translated from the coding sequence ATGAAGATCGAAAGTTATGTTCTTTCTTTTTTCAAACACAAATGTTTATATTTTGTTATTTGTTTATCGATTGTTATCGCTGCTTTTTTTAGAATACCTGAATTAGAAATTTGGTTATTACCGAATTTAACACCCTCTCGGTATTTTATTGTCACTGAGTATCCAAATCATTCGGCAGAAGATACTGACATGATGGTTAGTTTACCAATTTCCGAATTGGTTTCTTCCGTTAAGTCTGTCGATCGGATACGCACAATTTCTGAACATAGTAAGTCAATTGTAAGAATTGATCTACAGTATGGTGCATCGGTTCGTGACTTTAAAGAAGAATTGTATCAAAGAATTTTGGAAATGAAAGATAAACTTCCGTTTAGTGTTGAACCTTCGCGGTTAGTGCAAGGAGAAATTAAGGATTCTCCTTTTTTAGAATTGGTTATCCCCAGGGACGGAAACGATAATCTTGTAAACTTTCAGTTCCATTTGCAACAATTGGTTTTTCAATTGGAACGTATCCCTGGTGTAACAGAAGTTCGTGTTACAGGAAACAGGAAAAAAAATTCTATTATTTCTATAAATCCGGAGATCTTGGATTTATTTCCGATAAACATCCGCGATTTGGAATCACAGCTCCAAACAGGGATCCGTGGTGGGTCGCTAGGGGTAGTCGAAGAATATACAAAAGAGACTGAACTAAAATTCTCTCCAGAGGTTTTATCTCACCAAAATCTTTCTGAATTTCCCATTCATTTAGGAAACGGAAATTCTGTAGGACTTGGTCGACTCGCAACAATCTACGAAGCAGATTCACCCGGTGAAAAGCTAACACGTATGAATGGAAAAAATTCGATTTATCTTGCCATCTTTGCAGATCCTTCTTCGAATCCATTGTCGTTATCCTCGGAAATAACAACAAAACTAAGAAGTTTCGATTCTTTCATTGCATCTGAAATTTTTTATGATGGATCGAATGAATTAAAAGATCAGATCAAACAAACTGGATTTAATATGATATGGGGACTGGGATTCGCTTTCCTATTTTCTTTTCTATTGTATCGTAGTTGGACTCCAACTGTGATTTTACTTATATCGGTTTTATTTTCTTTGGTCTTTTTTTTTCATTTGATTTTGTTTTTTTCGATTTCGATCAACTTGCTGAGTTTAGGTGGGATTTCCGTTGGGATTGGAATGTTATTTGATGCCAGTAACCTGACAGTATTTTCCATCAAAAAACATTTAAACATGGGGTTATCGAGTTTTGACGCTGTCACTATGGGAATTCGTTCTGTTTTGGTTTCACTTGTTTCCTCCTCGCTCACGACCATTGTAGTTTTCATTCCTCTTCTTTTGTTCCCTATGCAATGGAAAGAATTCTTTTTCGATTCCGGAGTCTGCATAGCTCTTTTGGTTTTTTGTTCTCTCGTCTCATCCGTTTTGATTGTCCCATTACTTTCCATTTCTTTATCAGAATCATTAAAAATGGAATCTATCAGTTTTGAAAAAGAGGATTCTTTATTCCAAATTGATAATAAAACCAATGTTTTGTTTTCTAGATTGAATGTTCGATTGATTTCGATCATTTCAGTTTTAATTTTATTTTTCTATTTGTTTGGGTTTGGTCCTAGTTGGAAAATTTTTCCAGAACAAGTTCCTATAGGGAATCGATTGCAAATGATTCCTTGGAACCATTTGAGTTTAGAAGAAGAACTTCGGTTTGTCGAAGATTTAGAAAAGAAGATCAAAATTCTCGATCCTACTCTTTCTGTTTTTCTATCACCATTAAATGTTTATGATACAAAGTCCCAACATCCTAAAAAAGCAATTCCGATCGAATGGAAATTTTTTGGAGTCAAAAAAGAAAAAGAATTAGAACGATTGGTTTCAGATGAACTTTTGAGGTCAAGATGGGATTGGAAATGGGAACCTATCAACTCCCAACTCAAAACGGCTTTGCCTTTCATTCCTGTTGACTCGATTGTTTTTCTACATGATCAGTGGGAGGAGTTAACCAGAATTGTTATGAACTTCCAAACCCAGTCAAAAACCAATGGGTTTGTTGGTAAGTTTGATTTTTTACCAAAAGAAATTCGATTAGAAGAATGGACAAGAAATCAAATTCCAATTCCAGACTGGAATCCAAATGAAGAAGATTTAAAACAGAAATTTTTATACGAACAAAGACCCAAATATTTAGGCTCTATTGGCGAGACGACCAAAACGGATTTGTATCTTGGTTTCGATTCGTTTCTTTCCAGTCATACAAACACAAATGATTTCTCTAAGATTAGTTTCAAAACAAAAAACAATGAAACCACATTTCTTAGTTCTCTTTTTCGATCAAAACAAAGGGGAAGTTTGAATCAGTTCCGCCGTGAATCTGGATTGTTTTCTGCTGAATGGATAGGCCAAGTGATGGACTTTGATCGGAAAGATTTGGATCCATCTGGACATTTAACTTTACTAAAAGTTTCTGCAAGTGAGGAAATCAAAAAATTTTATTTGATTCTTGTGATCCTCTTAGTTATTTCCTTTGTTTTTATTTATTTAGCCCTTGTCGGAATTTATGAATCATTTTGGATTCCATTTTTTTACCTTTCGATTTCTTGTTTCTACCTTTTGGTTACTATGATTTTTGTTTTTAGTTTATTTTCGGAATTTCATTTAGGGCATTATATCGGTCTAGTTGTTCTGCTTGGGTTGTCTATTGATAGTATTTCTTTATTCGGTGAAAGATGGATCGAAATACCTGAAAAGGTCACTGGTTTAAAAAAACGAGAGTATGTCCTTCGTTGGTTACTCTGGCCCATTTTATTAAACTCAGGAACGACGATGATGGGTCTTTTCCCTGTTTTTGTCTTTGGATGTCCAGGTTCCGAATTTTCTGAATCTATCGCAAGCACGATGTTTGTTGGCATTCTAATTTCCTTATTCTTTGTTTTTTATATTTATCCGAACTTGTTTGAAAAATTTTGGATTAAAAAAACATGA
- a CDS encoding efflux RND transporter periplasmic adaptor subunit → MKGNLGYILKVWIRKICFFGILFFVLSVLYTHLSTPAIRGRFPFLASFLYFPNQLGKTNEISAMESPKQSLVFRKPRILEENKVLEYPSVVEPTKEIQLHNKQNGRVKKIFIEEGDFVKEGQILLEIDDELIRLEGERLVLSAGIAKSQVAIAFEKWKQAEKQVETKLREIDKKTEWIELAEKEWTLVRDTKEKKLILWKQGFVSLSELEKIKQEEESKQTQYKNLLRDRENLLSGIHLGLESEEIRFEEKLKTWKEKNTSIERAEYELSLAHLKIIQNQIKSNEQLLAETRLRAPKPGKILKILAKEGELTNQIPVMTLIEKGELSVGFQIAESDLIYFSPGKSVLFLPSQTNLPSIKGKVDRVGGFLDSRSHSIGIKVRLEPNHKMIIPGMFGLSQVKLNEVTEKILIPASSLHGDETNGFFVNVKNGGKVEKRFIQYQPYFSNELEILSGLSSEDEVEFSLVL, encoded by the coding sequence ATGAAAGGGAATCTTGGATATATCCTAAAAGTTTGGATTCGTAAAATATGTTTCTTCGGGATTTTGTTTTTTGTTTTGTCAGTGCTGTATACGCATCTCTCGACACCGGCGATTCGGGGTCGGTTTCCCTTTTTGGCTTCATTTTTATATTTCCCGAACCAACTGGGAAAAACAAATGAAATTTCTGCTATGGAGTCACCAAAACAAAGTTTGGTGTTTAGAAAACCTAGAATTTTAGAAGAAAATAAAGTTTTGGAATACCCATCTGTAGTGGAGCCAACGAAAGAGATCCAATTGCATAACAAACAAAATGGAAGAGTCAAAAAGATATTCATAGAGGAGGGAGACTTTGTCAAGGAAGGTCAAATTCTTTTAGAGATAGATGATGAATTGATTCGATTGGAGGGAGAAAGATTAGTTTTATCTGCTGGCATCGCCAAATCTCAAGTGGCAATTGCTTTCGAAAAATGGAAACAGGCAGAGAAACAAGTAGAAACGAAACTAAGAGAAATCGATAAAAAAACAGAATGGATTGAACTTGCTGAAAAAGAATGGACACTAGTTCGAGATACAAAAGAGAAAAAACTAATCCTTTGGAAACAAGGTTTTGTATCTCTCTCCGAGTTGGAGAAAATAAAACAAGAGGAGGAATCCAAACAAACTCAATATAAAAATTTATTACGAGATCGAGAAAACCTTCTCTCTGGGATACACTTAGGATTGGAATCTGAAGAGATTCGTTTTGAAGAAAAGTTAAAAACCTGGAAAGAAAAAAATACCTCTATCGAAAGGGCCGAGTATGAATTGAGTTTGGCGCATTTAAAAATCATTCAAAATCAAATTAAATCAAACGAACAATTATTAGCTGAAACTCGTTTGCGAGCCCCTAAACCTGGCAAGATATTAAAAATTCTGGCTAAAGAAGGGGAGTTAACAAACCAAATTCCGGTGATGACTTTAATTGAAAAGGGAGAACTTTCAGTCGGTTTTCAAATTGCAGAATCTGATTTGATTTATTTTTCCCCAGGGAAATCCGTTCTTTTTTTACCTTCTCAAACAAATTTACCATCAATCAAAGGTAAGGTGGACCGTGTGGGAGGTTTTTTGGATTCAAGGTCCCATAGTATCGGCATTAAGGTTCGTTTGGAACCAAATCATAAAATGATTATTCCTGGTATGTTCGGGCTTTCACAAGTGAAACTAAATGAGGTGACAGAAAAAATTTTGATTCCTGCTTCTTCCCTTCATGGTGATGAAACGAATGGTTTTTTTGTGAATGTAAAAAACGGGGGAAAGGTGGAAAAACGTTTCATTCAGTATCAACCTTATTTTTCAAATGAGTTAGAAATACTTTCTGGGCTTTCTTCTGAGGATGAAGTAGAATTTAGTTTGGTTTTATGA